A window of Vescimonas fastidiosa contains these coding sequences:
- a CDS encoding putative heavy metal-binding protein, translating into MIVTTTPSVEGRRITEYKGVVFGEVIAGVNFVKDFVAGLSNFFGGRSGTYEEELINARQQALDEMEQRAAQLGADAVVGVDIDYEVLGADNGMLMVTASGTAVRLD; encoded by the coding sequence ATGATCGTAACCACTACCCCCTCTGTGGAGGGCCGCCGTATCACGGAATATAAGGGCGTTGTTTTCGGTGAGGTCATTGCCGGTGTGAACTTCGTCAAGGACTTTGTGGCCGGGCTCAGCAACTTCTTCGGCGGCCGCTCCGGCACCTACGAGGAGGAGCTCATCAACGCCCGCCAGCAGGCCCTGGACGAAATGGAGCAGCGGGCGGCCCAGCTGGGCGCCGATGCCGTGGTGGGTGTGGACATTGACTATGAGGTCCTGGGCGCCGATAACGGCATGCTGATGGTCACCGCCAGCGGTACGGCCGTGCGTCTGGACTGA
- a CDS encoding folate family ECF transporter S component, translating to MPIFQSPFSPAYWRTAAQEMKNYRSLVFSALMIAACIVLSHCTIRVGEGLSVSVTFLARALCSLVCGPVMVILFGAAEDTLSFFLSSGGYPYFPGYMLTTISGCLIYALFFYRTRITWRRIILAKLITNVQNVLLGSLWSAILYSKGYLYYMTTSAVKNALYLPLQILLLGFLFQAILPALQKQGKLPPQLPEGRIPW from the coding sequence ATGCCCATTTTTCAGTCCCCATTTTCCCCCGCCTACTGGCGCACCGCCGCCCAGGAGATGAAAAACTACCGCTCCCTGGTTTTTTCCGCCCTGATGATCGCCGCCTGTATCGTCCTCAGCCACTGCACCATCCGGGTAGGGGAGGGCCTCTCCGTCAGCGTCACCTTCCTGGCCCGAGCCCTTTGCTCCCTGGTCTGCGGCCCGGTGATGGTGATTCTCTTCGGCGCAGCAGAGGACACCCTCAGCTTCTTCCTCTCCTCCGGCGGCTACCCCTACTTCCCCGGCTATATGCTCACCACCATCTCCGGCTGCCTGATCTACGCCCTGTTTTTCTATCGCACCCGCATCACCTGGCGGCGCATCATCCTGGCCAAGCTCATCACCAATGTTCAGAATGTCCTTCTGGGCTCTCTCTGGAGCGCCATCCTTTACAGCAAGGGCTACCTGTACTATATGACCACCAGCGCCGTGAAAAACGCCCTGTACCTGCCCCTGCAGATTCTCCTTCTGGGCTTTCTTTTCCAGGCCATTCTTCCCGCCCTGCAAAAGCAGGGAAAGCTCCCCCCTCAGCTCCCGGAGGGCCGCATCCCCTGGTAA
- a CDS encoding SPFH domain-containing protein — protein sequence MFGDINIGTVALAILVVLILILIVSNIQIVQQSKAYVVERLGAFHAVWGVGLHLKVPFIERVVKKVSLKEQVADFDPQPVITKDNVTMQIDTVIYFQITDPKLYTYGVEYPMSAIENLTATTLRNIIGELELDQSLTSRDTINAKMRSILDEATDPWGIKVNRVELKNILPPREIQNAMEKQMKAERERRESILQAEGEKASKILVAEGEKQSAILKADAQKQARIMQAEGEATAILKVKQAMADSLKLLNEAAPNDQVIKLKALEALEKVADGKATKLIIPSEIQGLAGLAASAKAILDDKPEA from the coding sequence ATGTTCGGAGACATCAATATCGGAACCGTTGCTTTGGCGATCCTGGTGGTGCTGATTCTGATCCTTATCGTCAGCAATATTCAGATCGTCCAGCAGTCCAAGGCCTATGTGGTGGAGCGCCTGGGCGCATTCCACGCCGTGTGGGGCGTGGGCCTGCACCTGAAGGTGCCCTTCATTGAGCGCGTGGTGAAAAAGGTGAGCCTGAAGGAGCAGGTGGCGGATTTCGATCCCCAGCCCGTGATCACCAAGGACAATGTCACCATGCAGATCGACACCGTCATCTATTTCCAGATCACCGACCCCAAGCTCTACACCTATGGCGTGGAGTATCCCATGAGCGCCATTGAGAATCTCACCGCCACCACCCTGCGTAATATCATCGGTGAGCTGGAGCTGGACCAGAGCCTCACCAGCCGCGACACCATCAACGCCAAAATGCGCTCCATTCTGGACGAGGCCACGGACCCCTGGGGCATCAAGGTCAACCGGGTGGAGCTGAAGAACATCCTCCCGCCCCGGGAAATTCAGAACGCCATGGAAAAGCAGATGAAGGCCGAGCGTGAGCGCCGGGAATCCATTCTCCAGGCCGAGGGTGAGAAGGCCAGCAAGATCCTGGTGGCCGAGGGCGAGAAGCAGTCCGCCATTCTGAAGGCCGACGCCCAGAAGCAGGCCCGTATCATGCAGGCCGAGGGCGAGGCCACCGCCATTTTGAAGGTGAAGCAGGCCATGGCGGATTCTCTGAAGCTGCTGAACGAGGCCGCCCCCAACGACCAGGTCATCAAGCTCAAGGCCCTGGAGGCCCTGGAAAAGGTAGCCGACGGCAAGGCCACCAAGCTCATTATCCCCAGCGAAATTCAGGGTCTGGCGGGTCTCGCCGCCAGTGCCAAGGCCATCCTGGACGATAAGCCGGAGGCATAA
- a CDS encoding DUF975 family protein — protein sequence MLNRIELKRGAKALTKSARVSAYRITLIFLLIQAALALAEDYVGANEGVWVQVGDMEILVRSSYLFCHPAFPTPVVLFVSVFVWLLGCVLGAGWVLYHLGVRRGKVMPYDTLFEGFGFAGKIILLNVLIGVFVFLWACLFIVPGIIAAYRYRFALYNLCENPELGVMEALAMSKAQTKGYKLDLFVLDVTFLGWSLLCALTAGILTIWVAPYVQQTNLAYFDAIKAEKGIGSLPGEEPAEDDTFYPDDRF from the coding sequence ATGTTAAACCGTATTGAACTGAAGCGGGGCGCAAAGGCCCTGACAAAATCCGCCCGGGTGTCGGCGTACAGGATCACGCTGATTTTTCTGCTGATCCAGGCGGCCCTGGCCCTGGCCGAGGACTATGTGGGCGCCAACGAGGGCGTATGGGTGCAGGTGGGAGACATGGAGATCCTGGTCAGATCCTCCTATCTTTTCTGCCACCCCGCTTTCCCTACGCCGGTGGTGCTGTTTGTGAGCGTTTTTGTGTGGCTGCTGGGCTGTGTGCTGGGCGCCGGATGGGTCCTCTACCACCTGGGGGTGCGCCGGGGCAAGGTAATGCCCTACGACACGCTGTTTGAGGGGTTCGGCTTTGCGGGGAAGATCATTTTACTGAATGTGCTGATAGGGGTGTTTGTGTTCCTGTGGGCCTGCCTGTTCATCGTGCCGGGCATCATCGCCGCCTACCGCTACCGCTTTGCCCTGTATAACCTCTGCGAAAACCCGGAGCTGGGGGTCATGGAGGCCCTGGCCATGAGCAAGGCCCAGACCAAGGGCTACAAGCTGGATCTGTTTGTGCTGGATGTGACCTTTTTGGGCTGGAGTCTCCTGTGCGCGCTGACGGCGGGCATCCTCACCATCTGGGTCGCCCCCTATGTGCAGCAGACGAACCTGGCCTACTTTGACGCTATCAAGGCCGAAAAGGGCATCGGAAGTCTGCCGGGGGAGGAGCCCGCGGAGGATGACACCTTCTATCCCGACGATAGATTTTGA
- a CDS encoding deoxycytidylate deaminase produces MERISKENYYLDIAQTVLERATCLRRIYGAIIVKNDEIISTGYNGAPRGRRNCVDMGYCSREALRVPRGERYELCRSVHAEANAIISASRRDMVGGTLYLVGKNAQTGEILGDATSCAMCRRLVINAGIARVVIRKTPTEFEVVNVADWVAGDDLPFAENIGG; encoded by the coding sequence ATGGAGCGCATCAGCAAAGAGAACTATTATCTGGACATTGCCCAGACCGTTTTGGAGCGGGCCACCTGCCTGCGGCGCATTTACGGCGCCATCATTGTAAAGAATGATGAGATCATCTCCACCGGCTACAACGGCGCGCCCCGGGGGCGGCGCAACTGTGTGGACATGGGCTACTGCTCCCGAGAGGCCCTGCGGGTGCCCCGGGGCGAGCGGTATGAGCTGTGCCGCAGCGTCCACGCCGAGGCCAACGCCATTATCTCCGCCTCCCGGCGGGACATGGTGGGCGGCACCCTGTACCTGGTGGGCAAAAACGCGCAGACCGGCGAAATTTTGGGCGACGCTACCAGCTGCGCCATGTGTCGGCGTCTGGTCATCAACGCCGGTATTGCCCGGGTGGTGATCCGCAAGACGCCCACAGAGTTCGAGGTGGTGAATGTGGCGGACTGGGTGGCCGGCGACGACCTGCCGTTTGCGGAGAATATCGGGGGCTGA
- a CDS encoding FMN-binding protein gives MKISGKFILKVAGTLTVISLVVAALLGFVNSITKDKIAEIDAENTRIAMSAVAPEGSEFGDKMEVTDEMVAAASQHGGKLTELYPVTNGGAESGYVMKVSASGSQGTIVMMVGVDANKAITGISVVSHAETSGIGTKVVDNEPNSAGVPVLDQFVGLSGAGTLNVGSTITAISGATVSTKGITMGANAALAVADLLG, from the coding sequence ATGAAGATTTCCGGTAAGTTTATCCTCAAGGTCGCCGGTACTCTTACGGTCATCTCCTTGGTGGTTGCCGCCCTCCTGGGCTTTGTTAACAGCATCACCAAGGACAAGATCGCCGAGATCGACGCCGAAAATACCCGCATCGCCATGAGCGCCGTGGCCCCCGAGGGCAGCGAGTTCGGCGATAAAATGGAAGTGACCGATGAAATGGTCGCCGCTGCCTCCCAGCATGGCGGCAAGCTGACGGAGCTGTATCCCGTTACCAACGGCGGCGCCGAGTCCGGCTATGTGATGAAGGTCTCCGCCTCCGGCTCCCAGGGCACCATCGTCATGATGGTGGGCGTGGATGCCAATAAGGCCATCACGGGTATCTCCGTGGTCAGCCATGCCGAGACCTCCGGCATCGGTACCAAGGTCGTGGACAATGAGCCCAACAGCGCCGGTGTGCCCGTTCTGGATCAGTTCGTGGGTCTCAGCGGTGCCGGCACCCTGAATGTGGGCAGCACTATCACCGCCATTTCCGGTGCCACCGTCTCCACCAAGGGCATCACCATGGGCGCCAACGCAGCCCTGGCTGTTGCCGACCTCTTGGGCTAA
- a CDS encoding RnfABCDGE type electron transport complex subunit D, producing the protein MTDYKSLKLIASSSPHIRSNEDTRSIMLDVIIALMPALIMGIYVFGWRALTVTLVSVAACVVWEWLYRKVMKKTNSIGDLSAVVTGILLAFVCPVQIPYWMIIIGAFFSIVLVKQLYGGIGCNFLNPALAGRAILLASYASVMAGNWVKVGEKALVVGSNADIVTAATPMMLMKGVDAAGWETLTSTYTLGDMFIGRIGGSLGEVSSLMLLLGGIYLLLRKVISWQTPVAFIATVAVITLISAPTGVSGVEYMAYNVFGGGLMLGAIFMATDYATSPVTKLGQAIFGIGCGLITVFIRRFGSYPEGVCYSIMIMNCTTWLLDKYVRPTIYGALKKEKKEAAK; encoded by the coding sequence ATGACGGATTATAAAAGCTTGAAGCTCATCGCATCCTCCTCTCCTCATATCCGCTCCAATGAGGACACCCGCTCCATCATGCTGGATGTGATCATCGCTCTCATGCCCGCTCTCATCATGGGCATCTATGTGTTCGGCTGGCGCGCGCTGACGGTCACCCTGGTGTCCGTGGCGGCCTGCGTGGTTTGGGAGTGGCTGTACCGCAAGGTCATGAAAAAGACCAACTCCATCGGCGACCTGTCCGCTGTGGTCACCGGTATCCTGCTGGCCTTTGTCTGCCCCGTGCAGATCCCCTACTGGATGATTATTATCGGCGCGTTCTTCTCCATCGTGCTGGTTAAGCAGCTCTACGGCGGTATCGGCTGCAACTTCCTCAACCCCGCTCTGGCGGGCCGTGCGATCCTCCTGGCCAGCTATGCCTCCGTCATGGCAGGCAACTGGGTCAAGGTGGGTGAGAAGGCTCTGGTGGTTGGCAGCAATGCCGACATCGTCACCGCCGCCACCCCCATGATGCTCATGAAGGGTGTGGACGCCGCCGGTTGGGAGACCCTCACCAGTACATACACCCTGGGCGATATGTTCATCGGCCGCATCGGCGGCTCTCTGGGTGAGGTTTCCTCTCTGATGCTCCTGCTGGGCGGCATCTATCTGCTGCTGCGCAAGGTCATCTCCTGGCAGACCCCCGTGGCCTTCATCGCCACCGTGGCCGTCATCACCCTCATCTCCGCTCCCACCGGTGTCAGCGGCGTGGAATACATGGCTTACAATGTGTTCGGCGGCGGCCTGATGCTGGGTGCCATCTTCATGGCTACCGACTATGCCACCTCCCCCGTCACCAAGCTGGGTCAGGCCATCTTCGGTATCGGCTGCGGCCTGATCACCGTGTTCATCCGCCGCTTCGGCTCCTATCCCGAGGGCGTTTGCTACTCCATCATGATCATGAACTGCACCACCTGGCTGCTGGATAAGTATGTCCGTCCCACCATCTACGGTGCGCTGAAGAAAGAAAAGAAGGAGGCGGCGAAGTAA
- a CDS encoding RnfABCDGE type electron transport complex subunit B → MNILYAVIVLGVLAIVFGLILAVAAKVFEVEVDPRLPEIQAALAGANCGGCGYPGCGGCAEAILAGKAPVTACAPAGPEGAAKIAAIMGMAAPSGDKMVAHVLCNGGCNAKDNFEYRGVTDCLAATKVCGGNSKACRYGCFGFGSCVAACKFDAIHVENGVAVVDKEKCTNCGACREACPHHLIVEVPYKQKVFVNCSNKDKGPAVTKVCANSCIACGMCERTCKFDAIHVVNNVAVIDYSKCKNCTMCAKACPRNAIEPIPTPEEKEKFKAAQKAAAEKKAAAAKAAAEAAQAAAPEAPKAE, encoded by the coding sequence ATGAATATTTTGTATGCAGTCATCGTTTTAGGTGTACTTGCAATCGTGTTCGGTCTGATCCTGGCCGTGGCCGCTAAGGTCTTTGAAGTGGAAGTAGACCCCCGCCTGCCCGAGATTCAGGCAGCCCTGGCCGGCGCCAACTGCGGCGGCTGCGGCTATCCCGGCTGCGGCGGCTGCGCCGAGGCCATTCTGGCCGGCAAGGCTCCCGTTACCGCCTGCGCTCCTGCCGGTCCCGAGGGCGCTGCTAAGATTGCTGCCATCATGGGCATGGCGGCTCCCTCCGGCGACAAGATGGTCGCCCATGTGCTCTGCAATGGCGGCTGCAATGCCAAGGATAACTTTGAGTATCGCGGCGTTACCGACTGCCTGGCTGCCACCAAGGTCTGCGGCGGCAACTCCAAGGCCTGCCGCTACGGCTGCTTCGGCTTCGGCTCCTGCGTAGCCGCCTGCAAGTTCGACGCCATCCATGTGGAAAACGGCGTGGCCGTGGTGGACAAGGAAAAGTGCACCAACTGCGGCGCTTGCCGTGAGGCTTGCCCCCACCACCTGATCGTGGAGGTCCCCTATAAGCAGAAGGTGTTTGTCAACTGCTCCAATAAGGACAAGGGCCCCGCCGTCACCAAGGTCTGCGCCAATTCCTGCATCGCCTGCGGCATGTGCGAGCGCACCTGTAAGTTCGATGCCATCCATGTTGTGAACAATGTGGCCGTCATCGACTACTCCAAGTGCAAGAACTGCACCATGTGCGCCAAGGCCTGCCCCCGCAACGCCATTGAGCCCATCCCCACTCCCGAGGAGAAGGAGAAGTTCAAGGCTGCGCAGAAGGCTGCCGCCGAGAAGAAGGCCGCTGCTGCCAAGGCTGCCGCTGAGGCCGCTCAGGCTGCCGCGCCCGAGGCTCCCAAGGCTGAGTAA
- a CDS encoding DUF6440 family protein: MAKKENDRFIKVLEESGIITSSEVWVDTQTGVQYLYHACGSSGGLTVLVDAEGKPLLHRRTPDAPEYK; this comes from the coding sequence ATGGCCAAGAAGGAAAATGACCGCTTCATAAAGGTGCTGGAGGAAAGCGGGATCATCACCAGCTCGGAGGTTTGGGTGGACACCCAGACGGGCGTGCAGTACCTCTATCACGCCTGCGGCAGCTCCGGTGGGCTGACAGTCCTGGTGGACGCCGAGGGCAAGCCCCTGCTGCACCGCCGCACCCCGGATGCCCCGGAGTATAAATAA
- the rsxE gene encoding electron transport complex subunit RsxE: MNFSKQLKEGLITQNPVLVQVLGMCSTMAITTSFFNGLGMGVSVLIILTLSNIFISLLRKIIPNEVRIACYIVVIAGFVTCVDLLLKAFVPALSSSLGVFIPLIVVNCIILGRAEGFASKNGIGASAVDGVCQGIGYTLVLIVMCVIREFLGSGKFGGGLLGGGALGKAPGITIIPEEFGIKVLTLPVGGFLTLGCLIALMQWALAKSAKKKEGK; the protein is encoded by the coding sequence ATGAATTTCAGTAAGCAACTCAAAGAGGGTCTCATTACACAGAACCCCGTTCTGGTCCAGGTGCTTGGTATGTGCTCCACCATGGCCATCACCACCTCGTTTTTCAACGGTCTGGGCATGGGCGTCAGCGTGCTGATCATCCTGACCCTGTCCAATATTTTCATTTCCCTGCTTCGTAAGATCATTCCCAACGAAGTGCGTATCGCCTGCTACATCGTGGTCATCGCCGGCTTCGTTACCTGCGTTGACCTGCTGCTGAAGGCCTTCGTTCCCGCGCTGTCCAGCTCCCTGGGCGTGTTCATCCCCCTGATCGTGGTGAACTGCATCATCCTGGGCCGTGCAGAGGGCTTTGCCTCTAAGAACGGCATCGGCGCCTCCGCTGTGGACGGCGTCTGCCAGGGCATCGGCTACACGCTGGTGCTGATCGTCATGTGCGTTATCCGTGAGTTCCTGGGCAGCGGCAAGTTCGGCGGCGGCCTTCTGGGCGGCGGCGCCCTGGGCAAGGCCCCCGGCATCACCATTATCCCCGAGGAGTTCGGCATCAAGGTCCTCACGCTGCCTGTGGGCGGCTTCCTGACCCTGGGTTGCCTCATTGCTCTCATGCAGTGGGCCCTGGCTAAGAGTGCTAAGAAAAAGGAGGGTAAGTAA
- a CDS encoding NfeD family protein, producing MAFGEQLQLLRRRSGLTQEQFAEELRVSRQAVSKWESGKGYPEVEKLLYICQRYDVTLNDLFEQGDNEPISREISPAVPLKASVAAFVSNLSPRNKWLSAGILLGVALLAGFMGLCLKGGKAEMEMIVWIAAMVVFGVVEAVTVGLVSIWFVLGSAAGLIAAICEAPIWLQVLLFFIVSIAALIATRPLVRKMMDKNIVPTNADAVLGKEARVTEAIDNTVPSGAVYVDGKTWSARSESGETLPEGTLVRTVRMEGVKLFVERL from the coding sequence ATGGCTTTTGGAGAACAACTGCAGCTCTTGCGCCGCCGGTCCGGCCTGACCCAGGAGCAGTTTGCCGAGGAGCTTCGGGTCTCGCGCCAGGCGGTGAGCAAGTGGGAAAGCGGCAAGGGCTATCCCGAGGTGGAGAAGCTGCTCTACATCTGTCAGCGCTACGATGTAACCCTGAACGACCTGTTTGAGCAGGGGGATAACGAGCCCATTTCCCGGGAAATTTCTCCCGCCGTCCCGCTGAAGGCGTCGGTGGCCGCCTTTGTGAGCAATCTGTCCCCCCGGAACAAGTGGCTAAGCGCCGGCATCCTGCTGGGCGTGGCGCTGCTGGCCGGCTTTATGGGCCTGTGTCTGAAAGGAGGAAAAGCGGAAATGGAAATGATCGTTTGGATCGCCGCCATGGTGGTCTTTGGCGTGGTGGAGGCCGTTACGGTGGGGCTGGTGTCTATCTGGTTCGTGCTGGGCAGTGCAGCGGGGCTCATCGCCGCCATCTGCGAGGCACCCATATGGCTGCAGGTGCTGCTGTTTTTCATCGTGTCCATTGCAGCGCTCATAGCCACCCGTCCCCTGGTGCGCAAAATGATGGACAAGAACATCGTCCCCACCAATGCCGATGCGGTGCTGGGCAAGGAGGCCCGGGTCACGGAAGCCATCGATAACACCGTTCCCTCCGGGGCGGTGTATGTAGACGGCAAAACCTGGTCCGCCCGCAGCGAATCCGGTGAAACGCTGCCGGAGGGTACCCTGGTGCGCACCGTTCGTATGGAGGGCGTAAAGCTGTTCGTGGAGCGGCTATAA
- a CDS encoding L-cysteine desulfidase family protein — MLNERKREAYCAILAEELRLATGCTEPIAVAYCAAKLREVLGGKPEKVLAEISGNILKNVKSVVVPNTGGRRGIEAAIAVGIVAGDADAELQVLAKATEEDAKHIQEYLDTTDITVTCPETPCLLDIRLAGWLGGHKAVTRVANNHTNLVYIEKDGRVLLEKPESASAEDNLQDKSVLNVKDILTFIETVDIERIRPCISRQLACNGAIAAEGLRDDWGANIGSTLLSTGSGIETEARAWAAAGSDARMNGCEMPVVICSGSGNQGITASVPVWRYGLFLGADEENILRAVALSDLITIHQKTGIGRLSAYCGAVSAGVGAGCGIAWLRGADYDGISRTICNAVAMISGCICDGAKASCASKIAMAVDTGILGYNMYLGGNNFRSGDGIEGADVEETIRNVGVLASKGMHETDRVILNIMTGR, encoded by the coding sequence ATGTTGAACGAAAGGAAAAGGGAAGCCTACTGCGCCATTTTGGCGGAGGAGCTTCGCCTGGCCACCGGGTGTACAGAGCCCATCGCCGTCGCGTATTGTGCTGCAAAGCTGCGCGAGGTGCTGGGCGGTAAACCGGAAAAAGTGCTGGCCGAGATCAGCGGAAACATCCTGAAAAATGTGAAATCCGTGGTGGTGCCCAACACGGGCGGACGGCGGGGCATTGAGGCCGCCATCGCCGTGGGCATCGTGGCCGGAGACGCCGACGCAGAGCTGCAGGTGCTGGCCAAGGCCACCGAGGAGGACGCGAAGCATATCCAGGAATATTTGGACACCACAGACATCACCGTTACCTGTCCGGAGACCCCCTGCCTGCTGGACATCCGGCTCGCGGGCTGGCTGGGTGGGCACAAGGCCGTGACTCGGGTGGCCAACAACCACACCAACCTGGTGTACATTGAAAAAGATGGCCGGGTGCTGCTGGAAAAGCCCGAGAGCGCCTCTGCCGAGGACAACCTCCAGGACAAGAGCGTCCTGAATGTGAAAGACATTCTTACCTTTATAGAAACCGTGGACATAGAACGGATACGGCCCTGCATCAGCCGGCAGCTGGCGTGCAACGGCGCCATTGCCGCCGAGGGGCTCCGGGATGATTGGGGCGCCAACATCGGCTCCACCTTGCTCTCCACAGGCAGCGGCATCGAGACTGAGGCCCGGGCCTGGGCTGCGGCGGGGTCCGATGCACGGATGAACGGGTGCGAGATGCCGGTGGTCATCTGTTCCGGCAGCGGCAACCAGGGCATCACTGCTTCGGTGCCTGTGTGGCGGTATGGCCTGTTTTTGGGCGCAGATGAAGAGAATATCCTCAGAGCCGTAGCCCTGTCCGACCTTATTACCATTCACCAAAAAACCGGTATCGGACGGCTCAGCGCCTACTGCGGCGCGGTGTCCGCCGGGGTGGGAGCAGGCTGTGGCATCGCCTGGCTCCGGGGCGCGGATTACGACGGCATCAGCCGCACCATCTGCAACGCCGTGGCCATGATCTCCGGGTGCATCTGTGACGGGGCCAAGGCCAGCTGTGCCAGCAAAATCGCCATGGCCGTGGATACGGGCATCCTGGGATACAACATGTACCTGGGCGGCAACAACTTCCGGTCCGGCGATGGCATAGAGGGCGCGGATGTGGAGGAAACTATCCGCAATGTAGGGGTTTTAGCCTCCAAGGGCATGCACGAGACGGACCGGGTGATTCTCAACATTATGACCGGGCGGTAA
- a CDS encoding electron transport complex protein RnfA: protein MSFTTLLAISLGAILTNNFIFAQFLGICPFLGVSKKIDTAVGMGAAVTFVMGLASALCYPVNSLLNKLDLGYMQTVAFILVIAGLVQFVEMFLKKNIPTLYTALGVYLPLITTNCAVLGVALLNVQNDYNFIESVIYGITGGLGFLLAIFLFAAVREQLEVSSENPKAFDGFPIALVTAGLIALAFMGFSGLKVW from the coding sequence ATGAGTTTTACAACTTTGCTGGCCATCTCCCTTGGCGCTATTCTCACCAATAACTTTATCTTTGCCCAGTTCCTGGGTATCTGCCCCTTCTTGGGCGTGTCCAAGAAGATCGACACCGCCGTGGGCATGGGCGCCGCCGTGACCTTCGTTATGGGCCTGGCCTCCGCTCTGTGCTACCCGGTGAACTCCCTGCTCAACAAGCTGGACCTGGGCTATATGCAGACCGTGGCCTTCATCCTGGTCATCGCGGGCCTGGTGCAGTTCGTGGAAATGTTCCTGAAGAAGAACATCCCCACCCTGTACACCGCCCTGGGCGTCTACCTGCCCCTGATCACCACCAACTGCGCCGTTTTGGGTGTGGCTCTGCTGAATGTGCAGAACGACTATAACTTCATCGAGTCCGTGATCTACGGTATCACCGGCGGTCTGGGCTTCCTGCTGGCCATCTTCCTGTTTGCCGCCGTGCGTGAGCAGCTGGAGGTCTCCAGCGAGAACCCCAAGGCCTTCGATGGTTTCCCCATTGCTCTGGTCACTGCCGGCCTGATCGCCCTGGCGTTCATGGGCTTCAGCGGCCTGAAGGTCTGGTAA
- the rsxC gene encoding electron transport complex subunit RsxC → MAQAFFGGVHPNDMKAATNEKAIEQLAAPAEVVIPMSMHIGAPCKPVVSVGDKVTVGQLIGEPGGFVSAPIHASVSGTVKAVEPRPFSMGGTMMSVVIENDKQNTVCPDIHPVADPDSLTPEQLVEIVKNAGIVGQGGATFPTHVKISSGLGKVDYVLINAAECEPYITGDHRTMLERPEQVIKGATLLAKCFGVDKVYIGVEANKQNAADVLNQTIAELKAPVVVEVLHTRYPQGAEKQLCQAISGRQVPSGKLPADAGCCIFNLNTTCSIYKAVYTGMPVVSKIVTVSGSGVIEPKNIECPIGTPITDLFDACGGLREDTYKLIMGGPMMGLAQYDVDVTVGKGTGAMLAFAGDEEKYVAEPQCIRCGKCVGVCPMRLEPVFMYKYLEKGDVDTWQNFYHGMDCIECGACAYTCPARLPLTHMFRMGKQKVNNARMAAKAKAEAEKKAAEEKKEA, encoded by the coding sequence ATGGCACAAGCTTTCTTTGGCGGCGTTCATCCCAATGATATGAAGGCCGCAACCAATGAAAAGGCCATCGAGCAGCTGGCAGCGCCGGCTGAGGTGGTCATCCCCATGTCTATGCACATCGGTGCGCCTTGTAAGCCCGTGGTTTCCGTGGGCGACAAGGTGACTGTGGGCCAGCTGATCGGCGAGCCCGGCGGTTTCGTATCCGCACCCATTCATGCCAGCGTTTCCGGCACTGTAAAGGCCGTGGAGCCCCGCCCCTTCTCTATGGGCGGCACCATGATGAGCGTGGTCATTGAAAACGATAAGCAGAACACCGTGTGTCCCGACATTCATCCCGTAGCCGATCCCGACAGCCTGACTCCCGAGCAGCTGGTAGAGATCGTCAAGAACGCCGGCATCGTCGGCCAGGGCGGCGCGACCTTCCCCACTCATGTGAAGATCAGCTCCGGCCTGGGCAAGGTGGACTATGTCCTCATTAACGCTGCCGAGTGCGAGCCCTACATCACCGGCGACCACCGCACCATGCTGGAGCGGCCCGAGCAGGTCATCAAGGGCGCTACCCTTTTGGCCAAGTGCTTCGGTGTGGATAAGGTCTACATCGGCGTGGAGGCCAACAAGCAGAACGCAGCCGATGTGCTCAACCAGACCATCGCCGAGCTGAAGGCTCCCGTGGTGGTGGAGGTGCTGCACACCCGCTACCCCCAGGGCGCTGAAAAGCAGCTCTGCCAGGCCATCTCCGGCCGGCAGGTTCCCTCCGGCAAGCTCCCCGCTGACGCCGGCTGCTGCATTTTTAACCTGAACACCACCTGTTCTATTTACAAGGCCGTTTACACCGGTATGCCCGTGGTGAGCAAGATCGTCACCGTCTCCGGCTCCGGCGTCATCGAGCCCAAGAACATTGAGTGCCCCATTGGCACCCCCATTACCGACCTGTTCGACGCCTGCGGCGGCCTGCGGGAGGACACCTACAAGCTGATTATGGGCGGCCCCATGATGGGTCTTGCCCAGTACGATGTGGATGTCACCGTGGGTAAGGGCACCGGCGCCATGCTGGCCTTTGCCGGCGACGAGGAGAAGTATGTGGCCGAGCCCCAGTGCATCCGCTGCGGCAAGTGCGTGGGCGTGTGCCCCATGCGCCTGGAGCCCGTCTTCATGTATAAGTATCTGGAAAAGGGCGATGTGGACACCTGGCAGAACTTCTACCACGGCATGGACTGCATCGAGTGCGGTGCCTGCGCCTACACCTGCCCCGCCCGTCTGCCCCTGACCCATATGTTCCGCATGGGCAAGCAGAAGGTCAATAACGCAAGAATGGCTGCCAAGGCAAAGGCCGAGGCCGAGAAAAAGGCAGCCGAAGAGAAGAAGGAGGCGTAA